From Apium graveolens cultivar Ventura chromosome 9, ASM990537v1, whole genome shotgun sequence, the proteins below share one genomic window:
- the LOC141685732 gene encoding uncharacterized protein LOC141685732, translating into MNYLSWNCRGLGSLRAVRVFGDLLKSRNPDLVFLSETLVESKVIKELAEKFDFFDYFVVDRVGRGGVLALMWKRSVGCKVVDHSKNYIDLHIMVGQVVDWRLTYFYGFPESNRRQESWNLIRSLVKHDNIPWCIFGDFNNMLFVSDKAGSHLHPQSLLEGFKSAIEDSGLVELDLIGGAFMWEKSRGTENWVRERLDRAFADDPWWRKFSLCKLSVTHSIKSDHDPIFLEPVNVEFSRK; encoded by the coding sequence ATGAATTATTTAAGTTGGAACTGTAGAGGTCTGGGGAGCCTCCGTGCAGTTCGTGTGTTTGGAGATTTATTAAAATCTCGTAACCCTGATCTTGTGTTCTTATCAGAGACTTTAGTTGAATCGAAAGTTATTAAGGAGTTAGCAGAGaaatttgatttttttgattattttgtTGTTGATAGAGTAGGAAGAGGTGGTGTTCTGGCTTTAATGTGGAAGAGATCTGTAGGGTGTAAGGTGGTTGATCATTCGAAAAATTACATTGATCTGCACATTATGGTTGGGCAAGTGGTTGATTGGAGATTGACTTATTTCTATGGATTTCCAGAAAGTAATAGGAGGCAGGAGTCTTGGAATCTTATTCGAAGTCTGGTTAAACATGATAATATTCCTTGGTGTATATTTGGTGACTTCAACAACATGCTTTTTGTTTCGGATAAAGCTGGGTCTCATTTGCATCCTCAGTCGTTATTAGAAGGTTTCAAATCAGCTATTGAGGATAGTGGCCTTGTGGAGTTAGATCTAATTGGAGGTGCTTTCATGTGGGAAAAGAGTAGAGGAACAGAAAATTGGGTGAGAGAAAGACTGGATAGAGCTTTTGCGGATGATCCCTGGTGGAGGAAATTTTCATTGTGTAAGTTATCTGTGACTCATTCTATAAAGTCAGATCATGATCCTATTTTTCTTGAACCTGTTAATGTTGAATTCTCGAGAAAATAG
- the LOC141682625 gene encoding serine/threonine-protein kinase UCN: MDIQVSPELSLNHLRALKVLGKGATGTVFLVHHLISDPSATSPFALKVVEKSPLLDSKIDTDRRARWELSLLHRLNNSPSPFLPSLLGSFETNDLIGWAIPYCPGGDLNVLRYNQSDHIFSPAVIRFYIGEIICALETLHALGIVYRDLKPENILIQQSGHLTLTDFDLSRTLIKSTRHLDVVYEPEPIKHKNSKKTKNARVAPVSRRKLSLTSNGERANSFVGTEEYISPEVVRGDGHEFAVDWWALGVLAFEMLYGTTPFRGKNKKDTFRRIVMMQPEFIGRQSTLTDLIGKLLEKEPTRRLGYRRGACEIKEHPFFHGLRWDLLTELSRPPFLPSKVLPGLKERKNVDIREYFEKLRMPPLSLDSPAREECLYNVSLTEF; encoded by the coding sequence ATGGACATACAAGTCTCTCCTGAGCTTAGCCTAAATCACCTTCGAGCCCTTAAAGTCCTCGGCAAGGGCGCTACGGGCACTGTCTTCCTCGTCCACCACCTCATCTCCGACCCCTCTGCTACCTCTCCATTTGCTCTCAAAGTCGTTGAAAAATCACCTCTTCTTGATTCAAAAATTGACACTGACCGCCGTGCACGGTGGGAACTTTCCCTTCTCCACCGTCTCAACAattctccttctccttttcttccAAGTCTCCTCGGCTCTTTCGAAACAAATGACCTCATTGGATGGGCTATTCCGTACTGTCCCGGCGGTGATCTTAATGTTCTCCGCTATAACCAAAGTGACCATATATTTTCTCCTGCAGTTATAAGATTTTACATTGGGGAAATTATTTGTGCTCTAGAGACATTGCATGCATTAGGTATAGTGTACCGCGATTTGAAGCCGGAGAATATTCTTATACAACAATCCGGTCACTTAACCCTGACTGATTTCGACCTCTCGCGCACGCTCATTAAGTCCACGCGCCATCTTGACGTGGTTTATGAGCCCGAacctataaaacataaaaattcCAAGAAAACAAAGAATGCACGAGTTGCACCGGTTAGTAGACGCAAACTTAGTTTAACATCTAACGGTGAACGCGCCAACTCGTTTGTTGGGACTGAGGAGTATATTTCACCTGAGGTAGTACGTGGGGATGGTCATGAATTTGCTGTAGATTGGTGGGCTTTAGGAGTTCTTGCTTTCGAAATGTTGTATGGTACGACACCGTTTCGTGGGAAGAATAAGAAGGATACATTTAGGAGAATTGTGATGATGCAACCAGAATTCATTGGAAGACAATCTACATTGACGGACTTGATAGGAAAGTTGCTCGAGAAAGAGCCCACGCGCCGGTTAGGGTACCGGAGAGGCGCGTGTGAGATTAAGGAGCATCCGTTCTTTCACGGTTTGAGGTGGGATTTGTTAACGGAACTTTCAAGGCCGCCGTTTCTTCCGTCAAAGGTGCTGCCTGGGTTGAAGGAAAGGAAGAATGTTGATATAAGGGAGTATTTTGAGAAACTACGGATGCCGCCGTTATCGTTAGATTCTCCGGCTAGGGAAGAATGTTTGTATAACGTGTCGTTAACGGAGTTCTAA